In a single window of the Enoplosus armatus isolate fEnoArm2 chromosome 15, fEnoArm2.hap1, whole genome shotgun sequence genome:
- the atg9a gene encoding autophagy-related protein 9A produces MAHFDTEYQRLEASYSDSPPGEENLLMHVPEGAKSQWHHIENLDLFFQRVYNLHQKNGFTCMLLGEIFELVQLLFVVGFTVFLANCVDYDILFANKFVNHTDSSKVTLPDAFLPVDVCSARIRDNAFVIFVLIISGVFWLHRLVKFIYNVCCYWEIRSFYINALKMTMSELPYATWQEVQARIVEIQKEHQICIHKKELTELDIYHRILRFKNYMVAMVNKSLLPVRFRLPILGESVFYTRGLKYNFELIFFWGPGSLFENEWSLKPEYKRGGNRAELADRLASRILWIGIANLLLCPVILVWQILYAFFSYTEVIKREPGSLGARCWSLYGRCYLRHFNELDHELMSRLSKGYKAASKYMNCFLSPLLTVVAKNVAFFAGSLLAVLIALTIYDEDVLAVEHVLSSITLLGVCITVCRSFIPDKHMVFCPEQLLRVILAHIHYMPDHWQGNAHRYETRDQFSQLFQYKAVFILEELISPVVTPIILIFCLRRKSLEIIDFFRNFTVEVVGVGDTCSFAQMDIRQHGHPAWMSAGKTEASIYQQAEDGKTELSLMHFAITNPQWQPPQETTHFISQLKERVHREATGAPSDTHPLSLSESEPRSLIANLLGGPSTLASVHFGRDGSLTNHAAAGISDGASALRSLSPISSSLHLRGSLSAAHRAAGHTSTMSKAMAGSGTDARTVSSGSSAWEGQLTSLVLSEYASTEMSIHALYMHELHKQQSRGELSRHTWHRQESDESSDSVPDEVRSEPNPHSRHFPRSHTFPTTVPSPSAIPTSASATCSTTLGQEGASSQGGIQRRFSGPNTDSFGAGGKVVRSARVPMGGWAEDGQAAPRQHEPLPEESSEDEMPPHIHKVT; encoded by the exons ATGGCGCACTTTGACACAGAGTACCAGCGCCTGGAGGCGTCCTACAGCGACTCTCCCCCTGGAGAGGAAAACCTGCTGATGCATGTGCCTGAAGGAGCCAAAT CTCAATGGCACCACATAGAAAACCTGGACCTGTTTTTCCAGAGA GTCTATAATCTGCACCAGAAGAATGGATTCACCTGTATGCTGCTGGGAGAGATCTTCGAGCTAGT TCAGTTGCTGTTTGTGGTTGGCTTCACAGTGTTCCTAGCTAACTGTGTGGACTATGACATACTCTTTGCCAACAAGTTTGTAAATCACACTGATTCATCTAAAGTCACCTTGCCTGATGCCTTCCTCCCAGTGGATGTGTGCAGTGCCCG CATCCGAGACAATGCATTTGTGATCTTCGTGCTGATAATCTCTGGGGTGTTTTGGCTACATCGCCTGGTCAAATTCATCTACAACGTCTGCTGCTACTGGGAGATCAGATCCTTCTACATTAACGCTCTCAAGATGACCATG TCAGAACTCCCCTATGCAACATGGCAGGAGGTTCAGGCCAGGATAGTGGAGATCCAGAAGGAACACCAGATCTGCATTCATAAAAAAGAACTGACGGAGCTTGACATTTACCACCGCATCCTCCGCTTCAAAAACTACATG GTTGCCATGGTGAATAAATCACTCCTTCCTGTGCGATTTCGACTTCCTATACTCGGGGAGAGTGTGTTCTACACTCGGGGCCTCAAATACAACTTTGAGCTCATCTTCTTTTGGGGGCCAG GCTCTCTATTTGAGAATGAGTGGAGCCTGAAACCAGAGTACAAGAGAGGAGGTAACAGGGCTGAGCTGGCAGACAGGCTAGCATCCCGTATTCTGTGGATTGGGATTGCCAATCTGCTGCTGTGTCCGGTCATTCTGGTGTGGCAGATTCTGTACGCCTTCTTTAGTTACACAGAG GTGATCAAGCGAGAGCCCGGTTCTCTGGGAGCGAGATGCTGGTCTCTGTATGGTCGATGTTACCTGCGTCACTTCAATGAGTTGGACCATGAGCTCATGTCCCGCCTCAGCAAAGGCTACAAG GCTGCATCCAAGTATATGAACTGTTTCCTCTCACCACTGCTGACGGTGGTTGCCAAAAATGTAGCTTTTTTTGCCGGGTCTCTTCTGGCTGTCCTCATCGCCCTGACTATCTATGATGAGGATGTTCTTGCAGTGGAACATGTTCTCTCCTCAATCACTCTGCTTGGAGTGTGTATCACAGTCTGCAG aTCATTTATTCCTGATAAGCACATGGTGTTTTGTCCTGAGCAGCTGTTGCGGGTTATCCTGGCTCATATCCACTACATGCCTGACCACTGGCAGGGCAATGCACATAGATATGAGACCCGTGACCAGTTCTCCCAGCTCTTCCAGTACAAAGCA GTGTTTATTCTAGAGGAGTTGATAAGTCCAGTGGTGACTCCCATCATCCTGATCTTCTGTCTGAGGAGGAAGTCTCTGGAGATCATTGATTTCTTCAGGAACTTCACTGTGGAGGTGGTCGGGGTAGGAGACACTTGCTCCTTTGCCCAGATGGACATCAGGCAGCATGGACACCCTGCG TGGATGTCAGCAGGGAAGACAGAGGCGTCTATCTACCAACAGGCAGAGGATGGGAAGACGGAGTTATCTCTCATGCACTTTGCCATCACTAACCCCCAGTGGCAGCCGCCTCAAGAGACCACACACTTCATCAGCCAACTGAAAGAACGAGTTCACAGAGAGGCCACAGGGGCTCCTtcagacacacatccactcTCACTGTCTGAGTCTGAG CCAAGGAGCCTGATTGCAAACCTCTTGGGAGGTCCCTCTACGCTGGCTTCCGTTCATTTTGGCAGGGACGGCTCCTTGACCAATCACGCAGCAGCTGGCATAAGCGATGGGGCATCTGCCTTACGCTCCCTTTCCCCAATCAGCAGCAGTCTCCACCTGAGAGGCAGTTTGAGTGCAGCTCACAGGGCCGCTGGCCACACTTCAACCATGAGCAAAGCAATGGCAGGCTCTGG GACTGATGCCCGAACTGTGAGCTCAGGCAGCAGTGCATGGGAGGGTCAACTCACCAGTTTGGTCCTGTCAGAGTATGCCTCCACTGAGATGAGCATCCATGCACTTTACATGCACGAG CTACACAAACAGCAGTCCCGTGGCGAGCTCTCCCGTCACACATGGCACAGGCAGGAGAGTGACGAAAGCAGTGACAGCGTCCCCGATGAAGTGAGGAGCGAACCCAACCCTCACTCAAGACATTTCCCTCGCTCACACACTTTCCCCACCACAGTCCCCAGTCCCAGTGCTATTCCCACTTCAGCTTCAGCCACATGCAGTACCACCCTGGGACAGGAGGGGGCTTCATCACAGGGTGGCATCCAGCGGCGCTTCAGTGGGCCTAACACAG ACTCTTTTGGTGCAGGGGGGAAAGTAGTGAGGTCGGCTCGTGTGCCCATGGGAGGGTGGGCAGAGGATGGTCAGGCAGCACCACGACAACATGAGCCACTACCAGAGGAGAGCTCAGAGGACGAAATGCCTCCTCACATACACAAG GTTACATAA
- the c15h21orf58 gene encoding uncharacterized protein C21orf58 homolog, with translation MPRFQHGSSMVDQITRLKLKLLEKRLENKKHNMENKRHYMDNRAESAQSTRSYDGQLDQLHRALRRKQNLLQRLREQHILEDLHRPHTWGGSQRQYKSHFFNAPQPPPPLPLHQAAPVLPFLPPPPPAPPQPPRIIQQTLPQQPATIIQQLPQQQPLITQIPPPQPYPAPRSGSIKEDMVELMLMQNAQMHQIIMHNMMLKAMPPMALSPPGGPSHCAPPTTYLGQDSYQGNPIFVRPDVKPRGSAVHHHHHYGPTPAAPQLPPISYPTWLPGASSVPAGQAGGHLPSIHHVTGPFTLPPLNA, from the exons ATGCCAAGATTTCAG CATGGCAGTTCTATGGTTGATCAGATAACAAGACTCAAACTTAAACTACTGGAAAAG agactggaaaacaaaaagcacaatatgGAAAACAAAAGGCACTATATGgacaacagagcagagtctgCCCAGTCTACAA GGAGTTACGATGGACAGTTGGATCAACTGCACCGTGCACTGAGGCGAAAGCAGAACCTACTGCAAAGACTCAGG GAACAGCACATATTAGAGGACCTCCATAGACCTCACACCTGGGGGGGATCACAAAGACAAtacaagtcacatttcttcaATGCCCCTCAGCCGCCTCCACCACTCCCACTTCACCAGGCGGCCCCTGTTCTACCCTTCCTGCCCCCTCCACCGCCTGCCCCGCCTCAGCCTCCACGCATCATCCAACAGACT CTACCCCAGCAGCCTGCCACCATCatacaacagctgccacaacagcagcCTCTGATTACTCAGATCCCCCCACCTCAGCCCTACCCTGCACCACGCTCGGGCAGCATCAAAGAGG ACATGGTGGAATTGATGCTGATGCAAAATGCCCAGATGCACCAGATCATAATGCACAATATGATGCTGAAAGCCATGCCTCCTATGGCCCTCTCACCACCTGGAGGGCCCAGTCACTGTGCCCCTCCAACTACGTATCTTGGGCag GACAGTTACCAGGGAAACCCTATTTTTGTAAGGCCAGATGTCAAACCAAGGGGAAGTGctgtccatcatcatcatcactatggTCCTACCCCTGCAGCTCCACAGCTGCCTCCCATCAGCTACCCTACATGGCTACCAGGGGCGTCATCTGTCCCAGCAGGACAAGCAGGGGGACATCTACCGTCCATACACCATGTAACAGGCCCTTTTACACTCCCGCCACTCAATGCGTAA